TTTTCATCTTTTTCGCCACTTGCAATGCTATATAAACGTGGAGTTCCGTTTTCTTCCACATCCAATCCTACAACCTGACCTGCACGAAATTCAAAACCTCTCGGAAAAGACAACACAAATACATCTTTTGCTATTTGTTTAATACCGGACACTTTCGTTTTATGTAATATCCTTTTTTCAATCATACAAAATATCTTTTTAAGCATAGTAACAATATAACCGCTTTTAAGTTCTAATCAGAATAATGAAGGATAGAATTTCCTGAAAAAATATTTTCTATCTTTGTAAAAATATTCAAGCTTATGTCACACGAAAACGCTTCCGTAAAATCCATTGTGTTCGCTTTATTGGCAAATTTAGGAATCGCCATTACAAAAACCGTTGCAGCCGTATTAACCGCTTCGGGTGCGATGCTTGCCGAAGCCATTCACTCCTTTGCAGATTGCGGGAATCAACTTTTATTGTTTCTCGGACTTAAAAAATCAAAACAAGCGGATGACGAAAAACACCCGTTAGGACATGGGAAAGAAATTTACTTTTGGTCGTTTATTGTAGCGTTGATTTTGTTCAGTATGGGTGGAATGTTTTCCATTTATGAAGGAATTCACAAATTAAGCACACACGAAGGATTAAAAAGTCCGTTGATTGCAATTGTTGTATTGCTTGTAAGTATCGTCCTTGAAGGCGCTTCTCTTTACGGATGCATTACGCAAATCAATAAAGTAAAAAGAAAAAATGTTTCACTGCTGAAATGGGTAAAATATACCAGAAAAAGCGAGCTGATTGTGATATTAGGAGAAGATGTGGCGGCTTTATTCGGTCTTACGTTAGCTCTTATTGCTGTGATTTTAGCTTGGTACACGGGAAATCCGGTGTTTGATGCGGCAGGTAGTATTGGAATTGGCGTTCTTCTTGTAATAGTTTCTGTTTTTTTAGGTATTAAAGTAAAAGGGTTGCTTATTGGACAAAGCGCAGATGCCGAAACCCGATATGAAATAAAATCATTTTTGGAAAACAGACCTGAAATTGAAGAAATTTTGAACGTTATCACCTTGCAACTGGGGGTAGATATTATGGTAGCAATTAAGGCAAAAATGAAAGATGTTTCTTCCACCGAAAAATTGGTTCAAAATATTAATGCCTGCGAAAAAGACCTTCACAAACTAAATTCAAGTATTAAATGGGTGTTCTTTGAACCGGATATTGAAAAATAATATTGTAATCATAGCATTCTTACAACAAAAAAGCATCTCCTGTGGAAGATGCTTTTTCGTTTATTTATCTATAACTGAATGGTTACTGCTGTAAAAGTTGAATTTTAATATTTGTGTCCTTTTGAGCGTCAATTTCCATTTCTGCGTTTTTATAAGAAATCATTTCTACCGCAATATGGTGTTTGCCAAGAGCTAATGAACTCAGATTGAAATTACCATCCAAATCGGAGTAATATTTTTTCCCATCAACTAAAATAGTTGCACCAGCCAAAGTTTCATTGCTTTTTAAGTCAACAATTGTTCCGGAAATATTTACATTCTCGCTTACATTCACAATGTTGTTTGCTGTTGTTTCCTTTGATTTATTTCCTGTGTTATCATTAGTTGCAAATGCTAAAGACGAATAAATCAAAACGATTAAAAATGTACTGAATAATTTTTTCATACCTTTTTGTTATAATTTTACGGTACAAAATTCTTATTTCTAAATTACATTTTTATGACAAACAAAATACAATGTAATTAATTTGATGTTACAAAATTAATATGTTTTTTCAGATAATAATTTCCCTTTTTCATCCCACATATACCAGGTTCCGGTTTTTTTACCATCGGTGTAATGCATTTCATAACGCATTATGCCTGAATCGTCCCACACACGCCAAGTTCCGTCTTTTTTATTGTTTTTATATTGAGCTTCGGCAACCAAAAGACCGGCTTCGTTATAAGTACGCCATAATCCATGAAACTCGCCGTTATGATATGCACGAACTTCATTTGGTTTTCCATTCGGGAAATAAACAATGTAGGCGCCATCAGGTCTTCCGTCTTTTACAAACATTTCTAATTTTAAGGAACCGTTGTCAAAATATTCTTTATACTCTCCTGTGTATAATGTATTTTGTGTGGCATCGGTAAAATACACTCCATTTGTTTGAATAATAGTCGTGGGCTGGTTTTGAGCCATTGTTAAAAGTGCAAACACAGCCATCAACAACGACAATATTATCTTTTTCATAGCTATTTAAATTTTTTTAGTGAGAAATCGCTTTGTAATAATTTTGAAACAAATTTATAATATAAATGCAACATACGTGCCTAATAGTATGTAAATATCGAAAATTTAATATGTAT
The genomic region above belongs to uncultured Paludibacter sp. and contains:
- a CDS encoding Cation diffusion facilitator family transporter; translated protein: MSHENASVKSIVFALLANLGIAITKTVAAVLTASGAMLAEAIHSFADCGNQLLLFLGLKKSKQADDEKHPLGHGKEIYFWSFIVALILFSMGGMFSIYEGIHKLSTHEGLKSPLIAIVVLLVSIVLEGASLYGCITQINKVKRKNVSLLKWVKYTRKSELIVILGEDVAALFGLTLALIAVILAWYTGNPVFDAAGSIGIGVLLVIVSVFLGIKVKGLLIGQSADAETRYEIKSFLENRPEIEEILNVITLQLGVDIMVAIKAKMKDVSSTEKLVQNINACEKDLHKLNSSIKWVFFEPDIEK
- a CDS encoding conserved exported hypothetical protein (Evidence 4 : Unknown function but conserved in other organisms); translation: MKKLFSTFLIVLIYSSLAFATNDNTGNKSKETTANNIVNVSENVNISGTIVDLKSNETLAGATILVDGKKYYSDLDGNFNLSSLALGKHHIAVEMISYKNAEMEIDAQKDTNIKIQLLQQ
- a CDS encoding MORN repeat variant (3 repeats), producing the protein MKKIILSLLMAVFALLTMAQNQPTTIIQTNGVYFTDATQNTLYTGEYKEYFDNGSLKLEMFVKDGRPDGAYIVYFPNGKPNEVRAYHNGEFHGLWRTYNEAGLLVAEAQYKNNKKDGTWRVWDDSGIMRYEMHYTDGKKTGTWYMWDEKGKLLSEKTY